The following proteins come from a genomic window of Gymnogyps californianus isolate 813 unplaced genomic scaffold, ASM1813914v2 HiC_scaffold_34, whole genome shotgun sequence:
- the LOC127028515 gene encoding E3 ubiquitin-protein ligase RBBP6-like, translating to MMIQSCREYDPINYMKKPLGPPPPSYTCFRCGKPGHYIKNCPTNGDKDFEPVPRMKKSTGIPRSFMMEVKDPNTKGAMLTNTGKYAIPIINAEAYARGKKEKPPFSPEEPSSSSSSSSDDRIPHDLLCLICKDTMTDAVVIPCCGNSYCDECIRTALLDSEEHTCPTCHQTAVSPDALVANKCLRQAVNNFRNGTGYTKGLLKQVQQQQQQQPPPPPPPPPLTTACWKRR from the exons atgaTGATACAGTCTTGCCGTGAATATGATCCGATCAA TTACATGAAGAAACCCTTGGGTCCACCTCCACCGTCATATACTTGCTTTCGTTGCGGAAAACCTGGCCACTATATAAAGAACTGCCCAACAAATGGG gACAAAGATTTTGAGCCTGTTCCCAGAATGAAGAAGAGCACAGGGATTCCAAGGAGTTTCATGATGGAGGTGAAAGATCCCAATACAAAGGGCGCTATGCtgacaaacactggaaaatatgCAATACCAATTATTAATGC ggaagcttatgctagaggaaagaaggaaaagcctcccTTTTCACCAGAGGagccgtcctcctcctcctcctcctcctcagacgACCGTATTCCACATGATTTGTTATGTCTCATTTGTAAAGATACAATGACTGATGCAGTTGTTATTCCCTGCTGTGGAAACAGTTATTGTGACGAAT GTATTAGAACGGCATTACTGGACTCTGAGGAACATACGTGCCCAACGTGTCATcagacagctgtttctcctgatgctttagttgccaACAAGTGCCTACGCCAG GCTGTGAACAACTTCAGAAATGGAACTGGCTACACAAAAGGGCTCCTTAAGCAGgttcagcagcaacagcagcagcagccgccaccgccaccacctccaccaccacTCACGACTG CCTGTTGGAAGAGAAGGTAA